A single window of Paenibacillus sp. FSL H8-0537 DNA harbors:
- a CDS encoding iron ABC transporter permease, whose protein sequence is MSLKQEQKQELKQMRQRSRPLVATIILIVGTAAVLFGLALSISVGAAKISLSTVWTAVFNFNPDITQHQIIQELRMPRALAAALIGAAFAVSGSVMQGMTRNPLADPSLLGLNAGAGFALALCFAFFRGMSHLEIMIICFFGAALAAGIVYGIGSLAKGGLTPVRLTLAGAAISTLFMSLSEGIQIHFQIGQDIAFWYAGGIAGTKWSQIGIVAPWIIGGILVAIAISRSISLLSLGDDVAVSLGQRTKLTKTIGIIVTLILAGASVSVVGAVGFIGLIIPHLARYLVGVDYRWIIPCSAVLGALLLIVADIVARTINSPYETPVGALIAIIGVPFFLYLAVQQRGNL, encoded by the coding sequence ATGTCGTTGAAACAGGAGCAAAAACAGGAATTAAAGCAGATGAGGCAGCGTTCAAGGCCGCTAGTAGCGACCATCATTCTTATCGTTGGCACAGCCGCTGTATTATTTGGCCTTGCTTTATCTATTTCAGTCGGAGCGGCTAAAATTAGCTTATCCACGGTCTGGACTGCCGTTTTTAATTTTAATCCAGATATTACCCAGCATCAGATTATTCAAGAGCTGAGAATGCCAAGGGCGCTTGCAGCTGCACTTATAGGGGCTGCCTTCGCGGTATCGGGCTCCGTTATGCAGGGAATGACCCGAAATCCACTGGCCGATCCGAGCTTGCTCGGGCTTAATGCGGGCGCAGGCTTTGCGCTGGCGCTTTGCTTTGCTTTTTTCCGCGGCATGTCGCATTTGGAAATTATGATTATTTGTTTCTTTGGAGCGGCGCTTGCCGCAGGTATCGTCTACGGTATCGGCTCGCTCGCCAAGGGCGGCTTGACGCCTGTCCGGCTGACGCTTGCGGGCGCAGCTATCAGTACATTGTTCATGAGCCTGTCGGAAGGGATTCAAATTCACTTTCAAATTGGACAGGATATTGCATTTTGGTATGCAGGCGGCATTGCCGGTACAAAATGGTCGCAAATTGGCATTGTTGCCCCTTGGATTATCGGCGGCATCTTGGTAGCCATTGCGATTTCACGCTCCATATCCTTGCTCAGTCTAGGCGATGATGTGGCGGTGTCCCTCGGTCAGCGTACGAAGCTGACGAAGACGATCGGCATTATTGTTACGCTCATTTTGGCGGGCGCATCGGTATCCGTTGTCGGAGCGGTCGGCTTTATAGGATTAATTATTCCCCATTTAGCACGCTATTTGGTAGGTGTGGATTACCGCTGGATTATACCTTGCTCCGCCGTGCTTGGTGCGCTTTTGCTCATCGTAGCAGATATTGTAGCGCGTACGATTAATAGCCCTTATGAGACCCCGGTCGGTGCTCTTATTGCGATTATTGGGGTACCCTTCTTCCTTTATCTTGCGGTTCAGCAAAGGGGGAATTTATAG
- a CDS encoding TetR/AcrR family transcriptional regulator, with product MNKKSHADSKKKDILQAAMLLFATKGVDGVSVKEIGHAAGVTDAAIYKHFKSKDAVALEIFEQDCASYTALIDYYVQKNGSSASRFRQLIDEVLQMHDEDQYGLLLLAQQHELFYTARMEGQLRQPLDALIDFIEQGIERGELPEQNARLSAVMVIGIITQLAVSSMHGDLPSQLVPDAEQIKLHLLALIGHS from the coding sequence ATGAATAAAAAATCACATGCCGATAGTAAAAAAAAGGATATTTTGCAGGCGGCGATGCTGCTATTTGCCACGAAGGGTGTTGACGGTGTTTCCGTCAAAGAAATCGGGCATGCTGCCGGAGTTACCGATGCGGCGATTTACAAGCATTTTAAAAGCAAGGACGCCGTTGCCTTGGAAATCTTTGAGCAGGATTGTGCCAGCTACACCGCTTTAATCGATTATTATGTGCAGAAGAACGGAAGCAGCGCCAGCCGGTTTAGGCAATTAATCGATGAGGTACTGCAAATGCACGATGAGGACCAGTACGGATTGCTGCTTCTTGCCCAGCAGCATGAACTGTTTTATACAGCAAGGATGGAAGGGCAGCTTAGACAGCCACTTGATGCATTAATTGATTTTATAGAGCAAGGCATTGAGCGCGGCGAGCTTCCAGAGCAAAATGCCCGCCTGTCGGCTGTCATGGTGATCGGCATTATAACCCAGCTTGCGGTATCCAGCATGCATGGCGATCTTCCCTCCCAGCTTGTGCCGGACGCAGAACAGATTAAACTGCATCTATTAGCTTTAATCGGTCATTCGTGA
- a CDS encoding NAD(P)H-dependent oxidoreductase, which yields MNKILIIQSNPAEGSYSEALAAAYAEGAAGAEVRTIHLSQLDFNPVLTGGYSNKEPLEQDLQDAQAHIKWADHLVFVYPTWWGGPPALLKGFIDRVFLPGFAYKYVKGKALPEQLLKGKTARIIVTMDAPGWYYRFFQGMAGHKMMKINILQFCGVKSVRFTTLYEVRKSSLAKRQGWLSKVKQLGERSA from the coding sequence ATGAACAAAATTTTAATTATTCAAAGCAATCCCGCTGAAGGAAGCTACAGCGAGGCGCTGGCTGCCGCTTATGCTGAGGGTGCCGCTGGCGCCGAGGTCCGTACTATTCATTTGTCCCAGCTCGACTTCAACCCCGTCCTGACCGGTGGCTACAGCAATAAGGAACCACTGGAGCAGGATTTGCAGGACGCGCAGGCGCATATCAAATGGGCCGATCATCTTGTTTTTGTATATCCAACCTGGTGGGGCGGGCCTCCTGCTTTGCTTAAAGGATTCATTGACCGCGTCTTCCTGCCCGGCTTTGCTTATAAATATGTGAAAGGAAAGGCGCTTCCCGAGCAGCTGCTTAAAGGAAAAACAGCCCGGATCATCGTCACGATGGACGCGCCGGGCTGGTACTACCGCTTTTTCCAAGGCATGGCTGGCCACAAAATGATGAAAATCAATATCCTGCAATTTTGCGGCGTCAAATCCGTCCGTTTCACTACGCTGTATGAGGTCAGAAAATCGTCGCTTGCGAAAAGACAAGGCTGGCTTTCCAAGGTAAAGCAGCTCGGGGAACGGTCTGCCTAA
- the thiC gene encoding phosphomethylpyrimidine synthase ThiC produces MTIFMNPLPGSSKVYESGARLDIWVPMREIELEASTGRNGEKVPNAPIRVYDASGPYTDTAYEADVYKGLRHVRGDWIEGRGDVEQYDGRTIRPEDNGFMTAEKASERGAELFPITTRPLRATKGHNVTQLHYARRGIITHEMEFIAIREGMDPEFVRSEIALGRAIIPANINHPEIEPMIIGRQFHVKINANIGNSAVASSIEEEVEKMTWATRWGADTIMDLSTGKNIHTTREWIIRNSPVPVGTVPIYQALEKVNGKAEDLCWDVFRDTLIEQAEQGVDYFTIHAGVLLRYIPLTAKRVTGIVSRGGSIMAAWCLAHHQENFLYTHFEEICEIMKAYDVSFSLGDGLRPGSIADANDAAQFAELDTLGELTKIAWKHDVQVMIEGPGHVPMHLIKENMDRQLEVCEEAPFYTLGPLTTDIAPGYDHITSAIGAAMIGWFGTAMLCYVTPKEHLGLPNKEDVKEGVITYKIAAHAADLAKGHPRAHLRDDALSKARFEFRWRDQFHLSLDPERAMSYHDETLPAEAAKSAHFCSMCGPKFCSMRITQDIREYAERNGLETTEAIEAGMKEKSEAFKESGSNIYVSGT; encoded by the coding sequence ATGACGATCTTTATGAATCCGCTGCCGGGTAGCAGCAAAGTGTACGAATCGGGAGCAAGACTGGATATTTGGGTGCCGATGCGCGAAATTGAGCTGGAGGCAAGCACAGGCAGAAACGGAGAAAAAGTACCGAATGCGCCGATCCGTGTGTATGACGCGAGTGGGCCGTATACCGATACCGCTTATGAGGCGGATGTTTATAAAGGGCTGCGACATGTAAGGGGAGACTGGATTGAAGGGCGAGGAGATGTGGAGCAGTATGACGGACGCACGATAAGGCCAGAGGATAATGGCTTCATGACGGCGGAGAAGGCGAGCGAGCGCGGAGCGGAGCTTTTTCCAATAACGACGCGGCCGCTGCGGGCGACAAAAGGACATAACGTTACCCAGCTTCATTATGCGCGCCGAGGAATCATCACGCATGAAATGGAATTTATTGCGATAAGAGAAGGGATGGACCCTGAATTTGTCCGCTCGGAGATTGCGCTTGGGCGTGCAATTATCCCAGCCAATATTAATCATCCCGAGATTGAGCCCATGATTATTGGACGGCAATTTCATGTGAAAATTAATGCCAATATTGGAAATTCCGCAGTAGCTTCTTCTATTGAGGAGGAGGTGGAGAAGATGACATGGGCGACGCGCTGGGGCGCGGATACGATTATGGATTTGTCCACAGGGAAAAATATTCATACAACGCGCGAATGGATTATTCGCAATTCCCCGGTTCCGGTCGGCACGGTGCCGATATATCAGGCGCTGGAGAAGGTTAATGGCAAAGCGGAGGATCTGTGCTGGGACGTATTTCGCGATACGCTTATAGAGCAGGCAGAGCAGGGGGTTGATTATTTTACGATCCATGCAGGCGTATTGCTTCGCTACATTCCGCTCACAGCCAAGCGGGTGACGGGCATTGTATCGCGTGGCGGCTCCATTATGGCGGCATGGTGCCTGGCCCATCATCAGGAAAATTTTTTATATACGCATTTTGAGGAAATTTGCGAAATTATGAAGGCTTACGATGTGTCATTCTCGCTAGGAGATGGCCTGCGTCCGGGCTCGATAGCCGATGCCAACGATGCCGCGCAGTTTGCCGAGCTGGATACGCTGGGCGAGCTGACGAAAATCGCCTGGAAGCATGATGTCCAGGTGATGATCGAAGGGCCGGGGCATGTCCCCATGCATCTGATTAAGGAAAATATGGACCGCCAGCTCGAGGTGTGCGAGGAAGCGCCTTTCTATACGCTGGGGCCACTGACAACCGATATTGCACCAGGCTATGACCATATAACATCCGCTATTGGCGCTGCCATGATCGGCTGGTTTGGCACCGCGATGCTCTGTTATGTGACGCCGAAGGAGCATCTGGGGCTTCCAAATAAGGAGGATGTGAAGGAGGGGGTTATTACGTATAAAATAGCTGCCCACGCTGCCGACTTGGCGAAGGGCCATCCAAGAGCCCACCTGCGCGACGATGCGCTGTCGAAAGCTCGCTTCGAGTTCCGTTGGCGCGACCAGTTCCATTTGTCGCTAGATCCTGAGCGCGCCATGTCGTACCACGATGAGACGCTGCCGGCGGAGGCCGCCAAGTCCGCCCATTTCTGCTCGATGTGTGGACCAAAATTTTGCAGCATGCGCATTACGCAAGATATTAGAGAATACGCGGAGCGGAATGGGCTGGAGACGACAGAGGCCATTGAAGCGGGAATGAAGGAGAAGTCCGAGGCGTTCAAGGAATCGGGAAGCAATATTTATGTTAGCGGGACATAA
- a CDS encoding glycosyltransferase family 4 protein: MTHAKVAFVTPGSFPIPSAKSSSVERVVEKFVPLLKNRIHPRIYGRTTKGLKGNGVVGGVDCVRFPAVNKASYIAAVGRSLAAYKPHVIQVENRPHNVLTLKKKLPAARIWLSLHSSTFLSPGHISPARLHQSLQAADRIIVNSEFLRRVVATRAPESAAKIRVVYPGVETELFPSRFTEEGRQKRERQRQAKKLVGREVVIFLGRLIPLKGAHHLLHIMPELVKKHPNMLAVIVGSPFYGSHRSTAYSRKLQQLGRAYPNHVRFVPYVPYTEVPGWFLAADMAIVPSGQREAFGLVNVEAMATGLPVVATRAGGMKEIVRDGVTGYLISQQNLESELKAKLHALLESSELRASMGKKSRERVERNFTWQHTGRSWMNVLNERKLFDLI; the protein is encoded by the coding sequence ATGACGCATGCCAAAGTGGCGTTTGTTACACCAGGGTCATTTCCGATCCCATCCGCGAAAAGCAGCTCAGTCGAGCGGGTAGTCGAAAAATTCGTTCCACTTCTAAAAAATCGGATTCATCCCCGCATTTACGGCAGGACAACAAAAGGACTGAAGGGCAACGGGGTAGTTGGCGGCGTCGACTGCGTCAGATTCCCAGCGGTGAACAAAGCAAGCTATATTGCCGCTGTTGGACGTTCCCTAGCTGCTTACAAGCCGCATGTTATTCAGGTGGAGAATCGTCCCCATAACGTGCTTACCCTTAAGAAGAAGCTGCCGGCCGCCCGAATTTGGCTGAGCCTGCATTCCTCTACTTTCCTAAGTCCCGGGCATATCTCGCCAGCCAGGCTGCACCAAAGCCTGCAAGCGGCCGATCGCATTATTGTAAATAGCGAGTTTCTGCGCCGCGTCGTTGCGACGAGGGCGCCTGAATCGGCAGCGAAAATACGAGTCGTCTATCCCGGCGTAGAGACGGAGCTTTTTCCGTCGCGGTTTACCGAGGAAGGGCGACAGAAGCGGGAGCGGCAGCGGCAGGCGAAAAAGCTGGTGGGCCGCGAGGTCGTTATTTTTCTCGGCAGGCTCATTCCGCTGAAAGGCGCTCACCATCTGCTGCATATTATGCCTGAGCTGGTAAAAAAACATCCTAATATGCTCGCTGTCATCGTTGGCAGTCCGTTCTATGGGTCACATCGCTCCACCGCTTATTCCCGCAAGCTCCAGCAGCTCGGCCGCGCTTACCCCAATCATGTACGCTTCGTTCCTTATGTGCCTTATACCGAAGTGCCGGGCTGGTTTTTAGCCGCAGATATGGCGATCGTACCTTCCGGACAGCGAGAAGCTTTCGGGCTTGTTAATGTCGAAGCGATGGCGACGGGCCTTCCAGTAGTGGCCACACGGGCAGGAGGCATGAAGGAAATTGTACGGGACGGCGTCACTGGTTATTTGATATCGCAGCAAAATCTGGAAAGTGAGCTGAAAGCCAAGCTGCATGCTTTACTCGAAAGCTCCGAGCTTAGGGCGAGTATGGGGAAGAAGAGCCGCGAGCGGGTGGAGCGGAATTTTACTTGGCAGCATACGGGCCGCAGCTGGATGAATGTGCTGAATGAACGAAAACTGTTTGATTTGATTTGA